In the Hordeum vulgare subsp. vulgare chromosome 7H, MorexV3_pseudomolecules_assembly, whole genome shotgun sequence genome, one interval contains:
- the LOC123413408 gene encoding elongation factor G, mitochondrial, with translation MAMARRSASHLLSSFRPFSLLLQPLADAPSPAAAAAAASARRAMSSASALRARGDDKELARWRESMDRMRNIGISAHIDSGKTTLTERVLYYTGRIHEIHEVRGRDGVGAKMDSMDLEREKGITIQSAATYCTWSGYQINIIDTPGHVDFTVEVERALRVLDGAILVLCSVGGVQSQSITVDRQMKRYEIPRVAFINKLDRMGADPWRVLNQARAKLRHQSAAVQVPIGLEEEFEGLVDLVELKALKFEGGSGQEVVASDVPSNMQDFVMDKRRELIEVVSEVDDQLAEAFLNDEPITANELKAAIRRATVARKFIPVYMGSAFKNKGVQPLLNGVLDYLPCPLEVENFALDQNKSEEKVSLSGTPAGPLVALAFKLEEGRFGQLTYLRIYEGVIRKGDFIQNVNTGKKIKVPRLVRMHSNEMEDIQEAHAGQIVAVFGVDCASGDTFTDGSVKYTMTSMHVAEPVMSLAVNPISKDSGGQFSKALNRFQREDPTFRVGLDPESGQTIISGMGELHLDIYVERIRREYKVDAKVGKPRVNFRESITQRAEFDYLHKKQSGGQGQYGRVCGYIEPLPADAEGKFEFENMIIGQAIPSNFIPAIEKGFKEACNSGSLIGHPVENIRITLTDGASHQVDSSELAFKLAAIYAFRQCYTAAKPVILEPVMKVELKFPTEFQGTVTGDINKRKGIIVGNDQEGDDTVVVCHVPLNNMFGYSTALRSMTQGKGEFTMEYMEHNTVSQDVQMQLVNAHKATKSTD, from the exons ATGGCCATGGCCCGGCGTTCcgcctcccacctcctctcctccttccgccctttctccctcctcctccagccCCTCGCTGACGCCCCCTCGCCCGCGGCCGCGGCCGCAGCGGCGTCGGCCCGCAGGGCGATGTCCTCGGCGTCGGCTCTGCGGGCGCGGGGAGACGACAAGGAGTTGGCGCGGTGGCGCGAGTCCATGGATCGGATGCGGAACATCGGTATCTCCGCCCACATCGACTCAGGGAAGACGACGCTGACGGAGCGGGTCCTGTACTACACCGGCCGGATCCACGAGATCCACGAGGTGCGTGGCCGCGACGGCGTAGGCGCAAAGATGGACTCCATGGACCTCGAGCGCGAAAAGGGCATCACCATCCAGTCGGCAGCTACCTACTGTACCTGGAGCGGATACCAG ATTAATATCATTGATACCCCAGGTCACGTGGATTTCACTGTTGAGGTTGAAAGAGCCCTTCGTGTTCTTGATGGTGCTATACTTGTGCTATGTAGTGTTGGTGGTGTACAAAGTCAATCGATTACTGTTGATCGACAAATGAAAAGATATGAAATTCCAAGGGTTGCATTTATTAATAAGTTGGACCGCATGGGAGCTGATCCCTGGAGAGTTCTCAACCAG GCACGAGCCAAACTACGGCACCAGAGTGCAGCTGTACAAGTGCCGATAGGATTGGAAGAGGAGTTTGAGGGCCTTGTGGATCTTGTGGAGTTGAAGGCTTTGAAGTTCGAGGGTGGAAGTGG ACAGGAGGTTGTTGCATCTGATGTCCCATCCAACATGCAAGATTTTGTAATGGACAAACGACGTGAACTTATTGAAGTTGTTTCAGAAGTCGATGACCAGCTTGCAGAAGCTTTTCTCAATGATGAGCCAATAACAGCTAATGAGCTTAAG GCTGCTATCAGAAGGGCAACCGTAGCGCGCAAGTTTATACCAGTTTACATGGGGAGTGCATTCAAAAATAAG GGTGTTCAACCTCTTCTTAATGGCGTGCTTGACTATCTACCCTGCCCACTGGAAGTTGAGAACTTTGCTCTTGACCAAAACAAGTCAGAAGAGAAG GTCTCCTTATCTGGAACTCCAGCTGGTCCACTTGTAGCATTAGCCTTTAAGCTTGAGGAAGGTCGTTTTGGTCAGCTGACATATCTAAG AATCTATGAAGGTGTGATTCGGAAGGGTGACTTCATACAGAATGTGAATACAGGAAAAAAGATCAAA GTTCCACGATTAGTAAGGATGCACTCCAATGAGATGGAG GATATTCAAGAAGCACATGCTGGCCAAATTGTTGCTGTGTTTGGTGTTGATTGCGCGTCAG GTGATACATTTACCGATGGGTCGGTCAAATATACTATGACATCAATGCATGTCGCTGAACCTGTGATGTCCTTGGCTGTTAACCCGATATCTAAAGATTCTGGAGGACAA TTTTCAAAGGCACTGAATCGATTCCAGAGAGAAGATCCTACTTTCCGTGTAGGTCTGGATCCAGAGAGTGGACAG ACAATCATTTCTGGTATGGGTGAGTTGCATTTGGATATCTATGTTGAACGCATCAGGAGAGAGTACAAG GTTGATGCAAAAGTTGGGAAACCTCGTGTGAACTTCCGGGAATCGATCACCCAGCGTGCTGAATTTGATTACTTGCACAAAAAGCAATCTGGTGGTCAAGGTCAATATGGGCGAGTTTGTGG GTACATTGAGCCTCTTCCAGCAGATGCTGAAGGTAAATTCGAATTTGAGAACATGATTATTGGACAAGCAATTCCGTCCAACTTCATACCAGCGATTGAGAAGGGTTTCAAGGAGGCTTGCAATTC GGGTTCATTAATAGGGCATCCTGTCGAGAATATTAGGATTACACTGACTGATGGGGCTTCACATCAAGTCGATTCCAGTGAGCTTGCGTTTAAGCTAGCTGCTATCTATGCTTTTAGACAG TGTTATACTGCTGCTAAACCTGTTATATTAGAGCCTGTGATGAAGGTGGAACTAAAATTTCCAACAGAGTTCCAGGGCACAGTAACTGGTGACATAAACAA GAGAAAAGGTATTATTGTTGGAAATGACCAGGAAGGCGATGACACAGTTGTAGTATGCCAT GTTCCACTAAACAATATGTTTGGATATTCGACAGCGCTTCGTTCAATGACACAG GGAAAAGGTGAGTTTACAATGGAGTATATGGAGCATAATACTGTCTCGCAGGACGTACAGATGCAGCTTGTGAATGCACATAAGGCCACTAAGAGCACAGACTGA